One segment of Urocitellus parryii isolate mUroPar1 chromosome 5, mUroPar1.hap1, whole genome shotgun sequence DNA contains the following:
- the LOC144255096 gene encoding sperm motility kinase-like, whose product MRDQCSQSRVELQEQSSCSEPAFTDHYMVLQDIGEGGFAQLKLARHLLTGTQVAVKVLAKGATKFTLQSEPEMMAELDHPNVIHLFQVMETQKYLYLIMEHAGGGELWDFIPTTGMEEEEARRMFRQIGQAVQYCHQKGIVHLDLKPENVMVDDERNVKLIDFGLSTRVTAGKKLNKFFGTLLYVPPEIICHQEYEGPPADIWSLGVVLYSMLTGIWPFEASTDSKLKKLIRLGRYIIPSHVSKEAKSLIREILKVDPKQRPTIDQVMGHPWLTQGEEASPSSPCEVLPKLPDLTILKTMINMGYDHYNTWVSVVRRKFNDAMATYRILQHQSTQGEASTAQVKPKHYPGPKDPPWVCHKKFPSEPALPLPCEQQQQPARSASMPTITRRFLKDTLPPSLASQPDPVPSPSPSQETSTRQPPDRIPGWKRVRRRIAKCLRQLCCIPCFRGPLSRKRVVPVETPSPERQN is encoded by the coding sequence ATGAGAGATCAGTGTAGTCAGAGCAGAGTAGAGCTGCAGGAGCAGAGCTCTTGCTCTGAGCCTGCCTTCACGGACCATTATATGGTCCTGCAGGACATTGGGGAAGGGGGCTTCGCCCAGTTGAAACTTGCCCGCCATCTTCTTACTGGGACACAGGTTGCAGTGAAGGTCTTGGCCAAAGGAGCCACGAAATTCACCTTGCAGTCTGAACCAGAGATGATGGCGGAATTGGACCACCCAAATGTGATCCATCTCTTTCAGGTCATGGAGACCCAGAAATACCTCTACCTCATCATGGAGCACGCAGGTGGGGGAGAGCTTTGGGATTTCATCCCAACAACtggcatggaggaggaggaggcccgcAGAATGTTTAGGCAGATCGGGCAGGCTGTGCAGTACTGCCACCAGAAGGGCATCGTGCACCTGGACCTGAAGCCGGAGAACGTGATGGTGGATGACGAACGCAATGTGAAGCTCATTGACTTTGGCCTGAGCACCAGAGTCACAGCTGGAAAGAAGCTGAATAAATTCTTTGGCACTCTCCTCTATGTTCCCCCAGAAATTATCTGTCATCAAGAATATGAGGGCCCCCCAGCAGACATCTGGAGCTTGGGTGTGGTCCTCTATTCAATGCTCACAGGGATATGGCCGTTTGAGGCAAGCACCGATAGCAAGCTGAAGAAACTCATCAGGTTGGGCAGGTACATCATTCCTTCACATGTCTCCAAGGAAGCCAAGAGCCTCATCCGAGAGATACTCAAAGTGGACCCCAAGCAGAGGCCCACCATAGACCAGGTAATGGGGCACCCGTGGCTGACCCAGGGGGAGGAAGCTTCACCCAGTTCTCCTTGTGAGGTACTCCCCAAACTCCCGGACCTCACAATCTTGAAAACTATGATCAACATGGGTTATGACCACTATAACACCTGGGTGTCCGTGGTGAGAAGGAAATTCAATGATGCAATGGCCACTTACCGCATCCTCCAGCACCAGAGCACCCAAGGGGAGGCCTCCACAGCCCAGGTGAAGCCCAAGCATTACCCAGGCCCTAAGGATCCTCCCTGGGTCTGCCACAAGAAGTTTCCCAGTGAGCCTGCCCTTCCCTTGCcctgtgagcagcagcagcagcctgctaGAAGTGCCAGCATGCCCACCATCACACGCCGCTTCCTCAAGGACACACTGCCTCCCAGCCTAGCCTCCCAGCCTGACCCAGTGCCCAGCCCCTCACCCTCCCAAGAGACCTCCACAAGGCAACCCCCAGACAGAATCCCGGGTTggaagagggtgaggaggaggattgCCAAATGCCTCCGGCAGCTATGCTGCATACCCTGCTTCCGAGGGCCACTCTCCAGAAAGAGAGTGGTTCCCGTGGAAACGCCCAGCCCAGAAAGACAGAACTGA